DNA sequence from the Roseofilum casamattae BLCC-M143 genome:
AGTTTTGAGAGTACCTTGCGCGCACAGCACCTCTTCGCGCTCTTCCGTTGGTGCGGGAGAACTCGGTGCAGAGAGAGGTAAGGCGGCGAAGGGGATTTGATGCAAGACGAAATGGGGGACGATAATCAGTTCTTCGATACCCTGGAGATATTTGTCAGTTAAGTCGTTTAGATGCAGGCGCTGACTCAGTTCCGCCAACACGGATTTCATGTTTTCTTGCCATTCCTGCCGAGATCGAGCATAAGAGTTTATCCAGTTTTCGATTAACCAGTTTTGTAAGTTTCCCCGTCCTTGTTCCGGACAGCGATAGCATTGAGTCTCTTGGTTGCCATAGAGAATAAAGATGAAGGTTTCCTCTGTGGTTGTATAGAAACTCAGCAGCGCCGTCTTCTCGTTCTCCAGCAGTTGCTGCATTTGCTCCAGACTGAGAGGATTGACTTGTTTTGACTCTGCTAATACCATATCGTGGCGGCGCAGTTGTTCCCAAACTTGGCGTTGTGCGCGTTGCAGCTCGTCAATATTGTCTGTCAGGCGATCGTAATTTTTGCGCGTCATCGCCGGTAGCTGACTCTCGCTGGGTTGCTTATCCGTTTTTTGCGTATCGCTGCCATCGGTTATTCGCTCTTGTTTCTCATTAATTTGGGTTTGCAGGGTTTCGTATTCGTCGAGTAATTGTTGCACTTCTTCCGGAATGTCGCCGTCTGGGTACAAGTCGTGGCTGTGCATTAGATCGACCAGATGCTTGCTGCGAGCGCGATCGGCATATTCTAAGGCTTGACCGTAGTCTTTTAAGTTAACGCAGGCTTGGATAATATTTTCGTAAACTCCGATAGACTCGGCAATAATTTCTTGTCGGCGCGCGTCGGTTTTCGCCCAGTCGCGGCTTTGTTCGACTGCGGTAACGGCAAGCTTGTAGCCTTCGATGGCTAGCTCCCAATTTCCTTGTCTGAAGCTCAGGTTACCTAAATTTTTGCTGGTTAGCAGGCAATCTAAAGGGGATGTTTGCGGTAGATAAATGGTTAGAGCAGTACGATAAGCTGCGATCGCCTTCTCTAAATTCTCTGCGGTATTGGCGAGCTTCCCTAAATTCCAGTAAGCAGTCCCCAGATTATTTTGCGTCGCGGCGTAGTCTTGGGGATACTCTTGTGGGGTACGAAACCGTAAAGCTTCCCGGTAGGCTGCGATCGCCTTCTCTAAATTCTCTGCGG
Encoded proteins:
- a CDS encoding CHAT domain-containing protein yields the protein MTQNNLGNAYSDLGKLANTAENLEKAIAAYREALRFRTPQEYPQDYAATQNNLGTAYWNLGKLANTAENLEKAIAAYRTALTIYLPQTSPLDCLLTSKNLGNLSFRQGNWELAIEGYKLAVTAVEQSRDWAKTDARRQEIIAESIGVYENIIQACVNLKDYGQALEYADRARSKHLVDLMHSHDLYPDGDIPEEVQQLLDEYETLQTQINEKQERITDGSDTQKTDKQPSESQLPAMTRKNYDRLTDNIDELQRAQRQVWEQLRRHDMVLAESKQVNPLSLEQMQQLLENEKTALLSFYTTTEETFIFILYGNQETQCYRCPEQGRGNLQNWLIENWINSYARSRQEWQENMKSVLAELSQRLHLNDLTDKYLQGIEELIIVPHFVLHQIPFAALPLSAPSSPAPTEEREEVLCAQGTLKTTVNTAPDSTEYLGDKFRIRLVPSCQILNYCHQRHPSNTNGEPDLGIVEDATEDLPFTPFECESLAQTYQVPTQRHLRGKAATLSQYKALLQQVGRLHSSHHAAFDWENPLNSKLILADGDLTLGTLLTLGWRIPDVEDVFTCCCEVNFTTPNLTDDPLTLAAGFLCAGARAIITTQWAVSDLGSALLSIFYYQNRKLSMTRSAALQQAQRDLRKLTGAQLQERYEAVLLGYLRDRYGEESTRFAQLERGLADLYQQESPFADPYYWAGFVVQGMA